The following coding sequences are from one Salvia hispanica cultivar TCC Black 2014 chromosome 3, UniMelb_Shisp_WGS_1.0, whole genome shotgun sequence window:
- the LOC125213746 gene encoding microtubule-associated protein 70-2-like, protein MEEVSGEGSAGFTAERIPGEVSGNAQASTPLTVSASFKEGSSKGSSRRRASVRPSLDADEFINLLHGSDPVKLELNRLENEVRDKDRELGEAHSQIKALKLSERLREKAVEELTDELGKVDEKLKLTESLLQSKNLEIKRINDEKKASMAAQFAAEATLRRVHAAQKDDDMPPIEAILAPLEAELKLARQEISKLQDDNKALDRLTKSKEAALLEAERTVQVALAKASMVDDLQNKNQELMKQIEICQEENKILDKMHRQKVAEVEKLTQTVRELEEAVLAGGAAANAVRDYQRKVQEMNEERKTLDRELARAKVTANRVATVVANEWKDANDKVMPVKQWLEERRFLQGEMQQLRDKLAITERAAKSEAQLKEKYQLRLKVLEETLRSPNTATRGSSDGRSSSNGPSRRQSLGGADNISKLTSNGFLPKRSPSFQSRSSGSSSVLKHAKGTSKSFDGGSRSLDRSKVLLNGLGPNFKQSQSCDGTKETETQSSAWKETQVEKPSDIQVTEKEDSVPGLLYDMLQKEVISLRKACHEKDQGLKDKDDAIEMLAKKVETLTKAMEVEAKKMRREVAAMEKEVAAMRVDKEHENKSKRLGNPKSSMNSSQMLPGRTVSRSGLTRSTQ, encoded by the exons ATGGAGGAGGTTTCCGGCGAGGGAAGTGCGGGCTTTACGGCGGAGCGGATACCCGGAGAGGTCAGCGGCAATGCTCAGGCGTCGACGCCGCTAACTGTGTCGGCGTCGTTCAAGGAGGGAAGCAGCAAGGGTTCGTCGCGGCGGAGGGCGTCGGTGCGGCCGAGCCTCGACGCGGATGAGTTTATAAATCTGCTCCATGGTTCGGATCCGGTGAAGTTGGAGCTCAATCGACTGGAGAACGAAGTCAGAG ataaggATAGGGAGTTGGGGGAAGCTCATTCCCAGATCAAGGCGTTAAAGCTGTCTGAGAGGCTTCGTGAAAAAGCTGTTGAAGAG CTAACTGACGAGTTAGGAAAGGTGGATGAGAAGCTCAAATTAACAGAATCGCTTTTACAAAGCAAG AATCTTGAAATCAAAAGAATAAATGATGAAAAGAAGGCTTCAATGGCGGCTCAATTTGCTGCAGAAGCCACTCTTCGGAGAGTTCATGCTGCCCAAAAGGACGATGACATGCCTCCTATTGAAGCAATCTTGGCTCCATTGGAGGCTGAGCTCAAGCTTGCACGGCAGGAG ATCTCAAAGCTGCAGGATGATAACAAAGCACTGGACCGTCTTACCAAGTCAAAAGAGGCTGCTCTACTAGAAGCAGAGAGAACTGTACAGGTAGCACTGGCAAAAGCTTCCATGGTCGATGACCTTCAAAACAAGAACCAAGAATTGATGAAGCAGATAGAAATTTGCCAG GAAGAAAATAAGATACTGGACAAAATGCATCGGCAGAAGGTTGCTGAGGTTGAAAAACTTACCCAAACTGTACGTGAACTTGAAGAGGCTGTGCTTGCTGGCGGCGCAGCTGCCAATGCTGTACGTGACTACCAACGGAAAGTTCAGGAGATGAAT gaagaaagaaaaacgCTTGACCGGGAGCTAGCTCGTGCCAAGGTAACGGCTAATAGGGTAGCGACTGTGGTAGCCAATGAATGGAAAGATGCTAATGACAAAGTAATGCCTGTCAAACAATGGTTAGAAGAAAGAAGGTTTTTGCAG GGGGAGATGCAACAACTTAGGGACAAGTTAGCTATCACTGAGAGGGCAGCAAAATCCGAAGCCCAGCTGAAA GAAAAGTATCAGCTACGTTTGAAAGTTCTTGAAGAGACTTTGAGATCGCCAAACACTGCAACTCGTGGTTCATCAGATGGAAGAAGCTCAAGCAATGGTCCTTCAAGACGCCAGTCACTGGGTGGAGCTGAtaacatttcaaaattgaCTTCCAATGGCTTCTTACCCAAGAGATCACCATCCTTCCAGTCAAGATCTTCTGGAAGCAGTTCAGTATTGAAACATGCAAAAGGGACATCAAAGTCCTTTGATGGTGGTTCAAGATCTTTGGACAGGTCCAAAGTTCTCTTAAATGGACTAGGACCAAACTTTAAACAAAGTCAGTCGTGTGATGGAACTAAAGAAACTGAGACACAAAGTAGTGCATGGAAAGAAACTCAAGTGGAAAAACCTAGTGACATACAAGTTACAGAGAAAGAAGATAGTGTGCCGGGGTTGTTATATGATATGTTACAAAAAGAGGTGATTTCATTGAGGAAAGCTTGCCACGAAAAGGATCAAGGCCTTAAAGACAAGGATGATGCAATTGAG ATGTTAGCAAAGAAGGTAGAAACTTTGACTAAAGCAATGGAAGTGGAGGCCAAAAAGATGAGAAGGGAGGTGGCTGCTATGGAGAAGGAAGTGGCTGCAATGCGGGTGGACAAGGAACATGAAAATAAGTCAAAAAGATTGGGGAATCCGAAGAGTTCGATGAACAGCTCTCAGATGCTTCCTGGGAG GACTGTATCAAGAAGTGGGCTGACACGCAGTACACAATAG
- the LOC125211976 gene encoding phragmoplastin DRP1C-like: MATMESLIGLVNRIQRACTVLGDHGGEEGMSLWEALPSVAVVGGQSSGKSSVLESVVGRDFLPRGSGIVTRRPLVLQLHKTEGGTDYAEFLHAPRRKFTDFAAVRKEIADETDRITGQTKQISNVPIQLSIYSPNVVNLTLIDLPGLTKVAVDGQPESIVQDIEMMVRSYVEKPNCIILAISPANQDIATSDAIKLAREVDATGERTFGVLTKLDLMDKGTNALDVIEGRSYRLVYPWVGIVNRSQADINKNVDMIAARQKEREYFESSPEYGHLSHKMGAEYLAKLLSQHLEQVIRQRIPSIIALINKTIDELNAELDRIGRPVGVDGGAQLYTILEMCRAFDRIFKEHLDGGRPGGDKIYSVFNHQLPAALKKLPFDRHLSQSNVKKVISEADGYQPHLIAPEQGYRRLIEGSLGYFKGPADASVDAVHFVLKELVRKSISETEELKRFPALQSDIAASANDALERFRDESRRTVSRLVEMESSYLTVEFFRKLNTEPEKGSNPSPGPNADRYTDNHLRRIGTNVSAYVNMVCDTMKNTLPKAVVHCQVREAKRSLLNQFYAQIGRKEKEQLGKMLNEDPSLMAKRASIAKKLKLYKSARDEIDSVAWK, translated from the exons ATGGCGACAATGGAAAGCTTAATCGGCTTAGTGAACAGAATTCAAAGAGCATGCACGGTGTTGGGCGATCACGGCGGCGAAGAAGGCATGTCTCTGTGGGAAGCCCTCCCCTCCGTCGCCGTCGTCGGCGGCCAG AGTTCGGGCAAATCATCGGTCCTTGAGAGCGTCGTCGGGCGAGATTTTCTTCCTCGTGGATCGG GCATTGTGACGAGGAGGCCGTTGGTGTTACAACTCCATAAAACGGAGGGAGGGACAGACTATGCAGAGTTTCTACATGCACCAAGGAGGAAATTTACTGACTTTG CTGCTGTTCGGAAAGAGATAGCAGATGAGACAGATCGCATAACAGGGCAAACCAAACAAATTTCCAATGTTCCTATCCAGTTGAGCATTTATTCACCTAATG TTGTAAATTTAACCCTCATTGATCTTCCAGGACTGACAAAGGTAGCTGTAG ACGGACAGCCAGAGAGCATCGTTCAAGATATAGAAATGATGGTTCGTTCTTATGTTGAGAAG CCAAATTGCATTATATTGGCTATCTCTCCTGCTAATCAAGATATTGCAACTTCCGATGCTATAAAGCTTGCAAGAGAAGTTGATGCAACAG GTGAACGGACATTTGGAGTGTTGACTAAACTTGATTTGATGGATAAAGGAACTAATGCACTTGAT GTAATTGAAGGGAGATCGTATAGGCTTGTGTATCCCTGGGTGGGCATAGTGAACCGTTCACAAGCTGATATCAACAAGAATGTTGACATGATAGCAGCCCGTCAGAAGGAAAGGGAATATTTCGAGTCCAGCCCAGAGTATGGACATTTGAGTCACAAAATGGGTGCAGAGTATTTGGCAAAACTTTTGTCTCAG CACTTGGAGCAGGTAATCAGGCAGCGCATTCCCAGCATTATTGCTTTAATAAATAAGACAATCGATGAGCTGAATGCTGAATTGGACCGAATAGGCAGGCCCGTTGGGGTGGATGGAGGG GCGCAGCTCTACACGATTCTGGAAATGTGCCGTGCTTTTGATCGAATTTTTAAGGAACATCTGGATGGAGG GAGGCCAGGTGGAGATAAGATATACAGCGTTTTTAATCATCAACTACCAGCTGCTCTTAAGAAACTTCCATTTGATCGACATCTATCTCAAAGTAATGTTAAGAAAGTCATTTCAGAAGCAGATGGGTATCAGCCTCACTTGATTGCTCCGGAGCAAGGATACAGGAGGCTGATTGAGGGATCACTTGGCTATTTCAAAGGGCCAGCTGATGCTTCAGTTGATGCG GTGCATTTTGTTCTGAAAGAACTGGTGAGAAAGTCTATTTCTGAAACAGAG GAACTGAAGCGATTCCCGGCACTCCAATCTGATATAGCAGCATCTGCAAATGATGCACTAGAGAGATTTCGCGACGAAAGTCGTAGGACAGTTTCACGGCTGGTGGAAATGGAGTCCTCTTATCTGACAGTAGAGTTTTTCAGGAAGCTAAACACAGAACCAGAGAAAGGCAGTAATCCATCACCAGGTCCAAATGCAGACCGCTATACTGACAACCATTTACGGAGAATTG GTACAAATGTGTCTGCGTATGTTAATATGGTATGCGATACGATGAAGAATACTCTTCCAAAGGCCGTTGTTCATTGTCAAGTTCGAGAGGCTAAAAGATCGCTGCTGAATCAATTCTATGCTCAAATTGGAAGGAAAGAG AAGGAGCAACTGGGTAAGATGTTGAATGAAGATCCATCGCTTATGGCAAAAAGGGCATCCATAGCCAAGAAGCTAAAACTATACAAGTCAGCACGTGATGAAATTGACTCAGTTGCATGGAAATGA
- the LOC125213654 gene encoding adagio protein 3-like, giving the protein MRMEDSEEEEERDRMFRKRLKCGDDPDYMEQDAGPDLFPYAAADRLFYSPELAPTSIVVSDVMEPDFPVIYVNRVFEFSTGFRADEVLGRNCRFLQFRDPRAKRRHPLVDPVAVAEMRRCLEEGIEFHGELLNFRKDGTPLINSLRLMPIHSDDGVVTHVIGIQLFTEAKLDLNNVSYPVFKETYQQQSDKLVEPFQVGTGMLRSHQQKQQEVCVLLQLSDEVIAQNILSRLTPRDVASIGSVCRRIRQLTKNEHVRKMVCQNAWGVDVTGALELMTKKLGWGRLARELTTLEAISWKKFTVGGGVEPSRCNFSACAVGNRLVLFGGEGVNMQPMDDTFVLNLDARHPEWRRVSVKSSPPGRWGHTLSSLNGSWLVVFGGCGRQGLLNDVFVLDLDAKQPTWKEVAGGTPPLPRSWHSSCTLEGSKLVVSGGCTDAGVLLSDTFLLDLNMEKPTWKEIPTSWTPSSRLGHSLSVYGRTKILMFGGLAKTGHLQLRSGSAYTIDLEKEKPEWRQLECGTDVGGQNAVVPPPRLDHVAVTMPCGRIIVFGGSIAGLHSPSQLFLLDPSEEKPSWRTLNVPGKPPKFAWGHSTCVVGGTRVLVLGGHNGEEWVLNELHELCLATRQDSP; this is encoded by the exons atgagaatGGAAGATAGCGAAGAAGAGGAGGAACGCGACCGCATGTTTCGGAAGAGGCTCAAGTGCGGCGACGACCCCGATTATATGGAGCAGGACGCCGGACCGGATTTATTTCCGTATGCGGCTGCTGACCGCCTGTTCTACTCGCCGGAGCTGGCGCCGACGTCGATCGTTGTGTCGGATGTGATGGAGCCGGACTTCCCGGTCATATATGTCAACAGAGTCTTCGAGTTCTCCACTGGATTCCGCGCCGATGAAGTCCTTGGTCGCAACTG CCGCTTCCTGCAATTTAGAGATCCACGTGCCAAGCGACGGCACCCTTTGGTTGATCCAGTGGCTGTGGCGGAGATGAGAAGATGTCTTGAGGAAGGTATCGAATTTCACGGAGAGCTACTTAACTTCAGGAAAGATGGTACTCCTTTAATCAACAGCCTAAGACTCATGCCAATTCACAGCGATGATGGTGTGGTCACACATGTTATAGGAATTCAGCTATTTACTGAAGCCAAGCTAGACTTAAATAATGTATCGTATCCTGTGTTCAAAGAAACATATCAGCAACAAAGCGACAAGTTAGTCGAACCCTTTCAAGTGGGAACGGGTATGCTTCGCAGCCatcaacaaaaacaacaaGAAGTATGTGTGCTTCTGCAGCTGTCTGATGAAGTTATAGCTCAAAATATTCTGTCACGCTTGACACCAAGAGATGTTGCTTCAATTGGGTCTGTCTGCAGAAGGATCCGGCAGTTAACCAAGAATGAACATGTAAGGAAAATGGTATGTCAAAATGCATGGGGAGTGGATGTCACGGGCGCACTGGAGTTGATGACGAAGAAGTTAGGATGGGGACGTTTGGCCAGGGAACTTACGACTCTAGAAGCAATTTCTTGGAAGAAGTTCACCGTGGGAGGTGGAGTAGAGCCTTCTCGCTGCAATTTTAGTGCATGTGCTGTCGGAAATAGGTTGGTTTTGTTTGGGGGGGAGGGAGTAAACATGCAGCCAATGGATGATACATTTGTTCTGAACCTTGATGCCAGACATCCCGAATGGCGTAGGGTGAGTGTTAAGTCTTCTCCTCCAGGGCGTTGGGGCCATACACTCTCAAGCCTGAATGGTTCGTGGTTGGTAGTTTTTGGTGGTTGCGGAAGACAAGGATTACTGAATGATGTATTTGTTCTCGACTTGGACGCTAAGCAGCCAACATGGAAAGAAGTCGCAGGCGGAACTCCTCCACTGCCTAGATCTTGGCATAGTTCTTGTACACTAGAGGGTTCTAAATTGGTCGTCTCAGGTGGATGCACAGATGCAGGAGTACTTCTGAGCGACACGTTTCTGTTGGATCTAAACATGGAGAAGCCAACATGGAAGGAGATCCCAACTTCCTGGACCCCATCATCCAGATTAGGCCACTCACTATCGGTTTATGGACGGacaaaaatattgatgttTGGTGGCCTAGCAAAGACGGGGCACTTACAGTTGCGGTCAGGGAGTGCATACACCATCGATCTGGAGAAGGAGAAGCCAGAGTGGAGGCAGCTTGAATGTGGGACAGATGTTGGAGGACAGAATGCTGTGGTTCCACCTCCGAGACTTGATCACGTTGCTGTAACGATGCCCTGTGGACGGATCATAGTATTTGGCGGGTCGATAGCGGGCCTTCATTCTCCATCTCAGCTGTTTTTGTTGGATCCATCCGAAGAAAAGCCGTCGTGGAGGACGCTAAACGTGCCTGGGAAGCCACCGAAGTTCGCTTGGGGGCACAGCACGTGCGTTGTTGGGGGAACCAGAGTTTTGGTCCTTGGAGGTCACAATGGTGAGGAATGGGTTCTGAATGAATTGCATGAATTGTGCTTAGCTACAAGGCAGGATTCTCCATGA